The Pyxidicoccus xibeiensis genome includes a window with the following:
- a CDS encoding glycoside hydrolase family 16 protein, with translation MLWAAGCVAVLGGCGEEASPSAPEPLPLVSQAQRELGYDPGPGWNLGWQDDFPGTALNGAHWTVLTSNWDPVTNNCNFGTGELEFPRAQNVTVSGGKLIITAERTGDGPYDSRCAGYGPRSFYSGRLHTKGKVERRYGKLVASIKIPSGYGMWPAFWTLGGNISSVGWPRSGEIDILEWHSNEPTWMKSAAHYFANGADQHWGTGANRGYSLADGFHIYEVEWTANRMIFRLDNQVRATADFNHNEPAFQQNHYILLNLALGGNWYGNPPASAIALGAGERKTMEVEWVRWYDAGATPPATLTNPSFESGMTGWATWSPNGTEAADFSETYNGGRTGSYHLTHWNNGSPFEVWTYQVASGLPAGNYRVRAWVRKGGGFDLARLQAKTCGGCAPVYTDLGSYGAWTLVETPPISVTGGSLELGFHTRVTAGNPANYIHMDDVELIRL, from the coding sequence ATGCTGTGGGCCGCTGGTTGCGTGGCGGTGCTCGGTGGATGTGGAGAGGAGGCTTCGCCCTCCGCGCCCGAGCCACTTCCGCTCGTGAGTCAGGCGCAACGCGAGCTGGGCTACGACCCTGGTCCCGGGTGGAACCTCGGGTGGCAGGACGACTTTCCGGGCACGGCGCTCAACGGCGCGCACTGGACGGTGCTGACGAGCAACTGGGACCCCGTCACCAACAACTGCAACTTCGGCACGGGTGAGCTGGAGTTCCCCCGCGCGCAGAACGTCACCGTCTCTGGCGGCAAGCTCATCATCACCGCGGAGCGGACGGGCGATGGGCCGTATGACTCGCGCTGTGCCGGCTACGGGCCGCGTTCGTTCTACTCGGGCCGCCTCCACACCAAGGGCAAGGTGGAGCGGCGCTACGGCAAGCTGGTGGCGAGCATCAAGATTCCGTCCGGCTACGGCATGTGGCCGGCCTTCTGGACGCTGGGCGGCAACATCTCCTCGGTGGGCTGGCCGCGCAGCGGCGAAATCGACATCCTCGAGTGGCACTCCAACGAGCCCACGTGGATGAAGTCCGCGGCGCACTACTTCGCCAACGGCGCGGACCAGCACTGGGGCACCGGCGCCAACCGGGGCTACAGCCTGGCGGACGGCTTCCACATCTATGAAGTCGAGTGGACGGCGAACCGGATGATCTTCCGCCTGGACAACCAGGTGCGGGCCACCGCGGACTTCAACCACAACGAGCCCGCGTTCCAGCAGAACCACTACATCCTGCTGAACCTGGCGCTCGGCGGGAACTGGTACGGCAACCCGCCGGCCAGCGCGATTGCGCTCGGCGCGGGGGAGCGCAAGACGATGGAGGTGGAGTGGGTGCGCTGGTACGACGCCGGCGCGACGCCGCCCGCCACGCTCACCAACCCGTCCTTCGAGTCCGGCATGACGGGCTGGGCCACCTGGAGCCCCAACGGCACCGAGGCCGCGGACTTCAGCGAGACGTACAACGGTGGCCGCACGGGCAGCTACCACCTGACGCACTGGAACAACGGCTCACCGTTCGAGGTGTGGACGTACCAGGTGGCCTCCGGGCTGCCGGCGGGCAACTACCGCGTCCGCGCGTGGGTGCGGAAGGGCGGCGGCTTCGACCTGGCGCGGCTGCAGGCGAAGACGTGCGGCGGCTGCGCGCCCGTCTACACGGACCTGGGCTCGTATGGCGCGTGGACGCTGGTGGAGACGCCGCCCATCTCCGTCACCGGCGGCTCCCTGGAGCTGGGCTTCCACACCCGCGTCACGGCGGGCAACCCCGCCAACTACATCCACATGGATGACGTGGAGCTCAT
- a CDS encoding sulfate/molybdate ABC transporter ATP-binding protein — protein MSIIVEQLTRRFVEGGKPAVSDVSFQAPAGAITSLLGPSGAGKSTLLRLIAGLEVPDGGRIHIDGVDCTSMPVQQRDVGVVFQSYALFRHMTVRQNIGFGLQVRGRPRAEVEARVDEMLRLVQLEALGGRYPGQLSGGQRQRVAFARALAIRPRVLLLDEPFGALDTRVREELREWLHQLHVQTGLTTLLVTHDQQEALEISQHVVVMSEGRVAQAGSPEDIYSRPASPFVASFIGGASVLRGRVQAGRVAMSSLSVNVSATAREGESVQAFVRPHDIKLAKSPGGDAVNGHAPTGRVERLKPVGAYVKVLLRLPSGDEVSVEVPRSEFDALGVVEGDSVRADVRTATVFVGDYAI, from the coding sequence ATGAGCATCATCGTCGAGCAGCTCACCCGTCGCTTCGTCGAGGGCGGCAAGCCCGCCGTCTCGGACGTGTCCTTCCAGGCGCCCGCGGGCGCCATCACCTCGCTGCTGGGGCCGTCGGGCGCGGGGAAGTCCACGCTGCTGCGGCTCATCGCCGGCCTGGAAGTCCCGGACGGAGGTCGCATCCACATCGACGGGGTGGACTGTACGTCCATGCCCGTGCAGCAGCGGGACGTGGGCGTCGTCTTCCAGAGCTACGCGCTGTTCCGTCACATGACGGTGCGGCAGAACATCGGCTTCGGGCTCCAGGTCCGGGGCCGCCCCCGCGCGGAAGTCGAGGCCCGGGTGGACGAGATGCTGCGCCTGGTGCAGCTGGAGGCGCTGGGCGGCCGCTACCCCGGGCAGCTCTCCGGCGGGCAGCGGCAGCGCGTGGCCTTCGCGCGGGCGCTGGCCATCCGGCCCCGAGTGCTGCTGCTGGACGAGCCCTTCGGCGCGCTCGACACCCGGGTGCGCGAGGAGCTGCGTGAGTGGCTCCACCAGCTGCACGTGCAGACGGGCCTCACCACGCTACTGGTGACGCACGACCAGCAGGAGGCGCTGGAAATCTCGCAGCACGTCGTGGTGATGAGCGAGGGGAGGGTGGCCCAGGCGGGCTCCCCCGAGGACATCTACAGCCGGCCCGCGTCGCCCTTCGTCGCGTCGTTCATCGGCGGCGCCAGCGTGCTGCGCGGCCGCGTCCAGGCGGGCAGGGTGGCCATGAGCTCGCTGTCCGTAAATGTGTCGGCAACGGCCCGCGAGGGCGAGTCCGTCCAGGCCTTTGTTCGGCCTCACGACATCAAGCTGGCGAAGTCACCCGGAGGGGATGCGGTGAACGGGCATGCCCCCACCGGCCGCGTGGAGCGGCTCAAGCCCGTGGGCGCCTACGTGAAGGTGCTGCTCCGGCTTCCCTCGGGGGACGAGGTCTCCGTGGAGGTGCCCCGCTCGGAGTTCGATGCGCTCGGCGTGGTCGAAGGTGACTCGGTGCGCGCCGACGTGCGCACCGCCACCGTCTTTGTCGGGGACTACGCCATCTGA
- the cysW gene encoding sulfate ABC transporter permease subunit CysW: MHPSTLILRRRTRTLSGPAVIRWALIGAALLFLGVFLLVPLVAVFSFAFQKGWAAYAAAIQDPEALSAMRLTLTAAVIAVPLNLVFGLAAAWLIARFRFRGRSLLITLIDLPFSVSPVIAGLIFVLLFGRNGWLGPWLAAHDLKVIFAVPGIVLATVFVTFPFVAREVLPVMQSQGSDEEEAALTLGASGWRMFWSVTLPKVKWGVLYGVILCNARAMGEFGAVSVVSGHVRGVTTTLPLHAEILYNEYDFVGAFAVASLLTLLALVTLVVKKYVEWRSVTS, from the coding sequence ATGCACCCCTCCACCCTCATCCTGCGGCGGCGGACGCGGACGCTCAGCGGGCCCGCCGTCATCCGCTGGGCGCTCATCGGCGCGGCGCTGCTGTTCCTGGGCGTGTTCCTCCTCGTCCCGCTGGTGGCCGTCTTCTCGTTCGCCTTCCAGAAGGGCTGGGCGGCCTACGCCGCGGCCATCCAGGACCCGGAGGCGCTGTCCGCCATGCGCCTGACGCTGACGGCGGCGGTCATCGCCGTGCCCCTCAACCTCGTCTTCGGGCTGGCCGCCGCGTGGCTCATCGCGCGGTTCCGGTTCCGGGGGCGCTCGCTGCTCATCACCCTCATCGACCTGCCCTTCAGCGTGTCGCCCGTCATCGCGGGCCTCATCTTCGTGCTGCTCTTCGGACGCAATGGCTGGCTGGGGCCGTGGCTGGCGGCGCATGACCTGAAGGTCATCTTCGCGGTGCCGGGCATCGTCCTGGCCACCGTGTTCGTGACGTTCCCCTTCGTCGCGCGCGAGGTGCTGCCGGTGATGCAGTCCCAGGGCAGCGACGAGGAGGAGGCGGCGCTGACGCTGGGCGCGAGCGGCTGGCGCATGTTCTGGAGCGTCACCCTGCCGAAGGTGAAGTGGGGCGTGCTCTACGGCGTCATCCTCTGCAACGCGCGGGCAATGGGCGAGTTCGGCGCCGTGTCCGTGGTGTCCGGGCACGTGCGCGGCGTCACCACGACGCTGCCGCTGCACGCGGAGATTCTCTACAACGAGTACGACTTCGTCGGCGCGTTCGCCGTGGCGTCCCTGCTGACGCTGCTCGCGCTGGTGACGCTGGTGGTCAAGAAATACGTGGAGTGGAGGAGCGTCACGTCATGA
- the cysT gene encoding sulfate ABC transporter permease subunit CysT codes for MPASTKRRVLPGFRLSLGFSWFYLGLIVLIPLSSLFLKTFTLTWAQFWTTVTSARALAAYQLTFGASLAAALANVVFGLLVAWVLVRYRFPGRDLVEALVDLPFALPTAVAGLTLTTLFSANGWYGRYLEAVGIKVAYTSIGVAVALTFIGLPFVVRSVQPVLEDIDVDVEEAAATLGATPWQTFAKVLFPAILPALLSGFTLAFARALGEYGSIVFISGNMPLRTEIVPLLIVTKLEQYDYAGATAIAVVMLLASFTLLLAVNLLHRWTNRRLEARPGH; via the coding sequence ATGCCCGCGTCCACCAAGCGCCGCGTCCTGCCCGGCTTCCGGCTGTCGCTGGGGTTCAGCTGGTTCTACCTGGGGCTCATCGTCCTCATCCCGCTGTCCAGCCTCTTCCTCAAGACGTTCACCCTGACGTGGGCGCAGTTCTGGACCACTGTCACGTCCGCCCGGGCCCTGGCGGCGTATCAGCTCACCTTCGGCGCGTCGCTCGCCGCGGCCCTGGCCAACGTCGTCTTCGGGCTGCTCGTCGCCTGGGTGCTGGTGCGCTACCGCTTCCCCGGGAGGGATTTGGTGGAGGCGCTGGTGGACCTGCCCTTCGCACTGCCCACGGCGGTGGCGGGGCTGACGCTGACGACGCTGTTCTCCGCCAATGGCTGGTACGGCCGTTACCTGGAGGCGGTGGGCATCAAGGTGGCCTACACGTCCATCGGCGTGGCGGTGGCGCTCACCTTCATCGGGCTGCCCTTCGTGGTGCGCTCGGTGCAGCCGGTGCTGGAGGACATCGACGTGGACGTGGAGGAGGCCGCGGCGACGCTGGGAGCGACGCCGTGGCAGACGTTCGCGAAGGTCCTCTTCCCGGCCATCCTGCCGGCGCTGCTCAGCGGCTTCACCCTCGCGTTCGCCCGGGCGCTGGGCGAGTACGGCTCCATCGTCTTCATCTCCGGCAACATGCCGCTGCGCACGGAGATCGTCCCGCTGCTCATCGTCACCAAGCTGGAGCAGTACGACTATGCGGGGGCGACGGCCATCGCCGTGGTGATGCTGCTGGCGTCGTTCACGCTGCTGCTCGCGGTCAACCTGCTCCACCGCTGGACGAACCGCCGGCTGGAAGCCCGGCCCGGACACTGA
- a CDS encoding sulfate ABC transporter substrate-binding protein: MRSKLWVPLFTLLSLAGCSSKSGDAPAAGAPSGEAAVTLLNVSYDPTRELYTDFNAAFAKHWEAKSGKKVTIKQSHGGSGKQARAVIDGLEADVVTLALAYDVDMLHDKGQLIPQDWQTRLPNNSAPYTSTIVFVVRKGNPKGIRDWDDLLKEGVAVITPNPKTSGGARWNYLAAWGYALRKEGGSEATAQAFVEKLFRNVPVLDSGARGSTTTFAERGLGDVLIAWENEAFLLTKEVGKDKFEIVVPSVSILAEPPVTVVDKNVDKRGTRAAAEAYLQYLYTDEGQELAAKHHYRPRSQAVAAKHASQFPSVSLFTISDVFGGWKKAQAAHFDDGGVFDRIYAPQAR, translated from the coding sequence ATGCGCTCGAAGCTCTGGGTTCCGCTGTTCACGCTGCTGTCCCTCGCCGGCTGCTCCTCCAAGTCCGGTGACGCCCCCGCTGCTGGCGCTCCCTCGGGAGAGGCCGCCGTCACGCTGCTCAACGTCTCCTACGACCCCACGCGCGAGCTGTACACGGACTTCAACGCCGCGTTCGCGAAGCACTGGGAGGCGAAGAGCGGCAAGAAGGTCACCATCAAGCAGTCCCACGGCGGCTCCGGCAAGCAGGCGCGGGCCGTCATCGACGGGCTGGAGGCGGACGTCGTCACGCTGGCGCTCGCCTACGACGTGGACATGCTCCACGACAAGGGCCAGCTCATCCCCCAGGACTGGCAGACGCGGCTGCCGAACAACAGCGCGCCATACACGTCCACCATCGTCTTCGTGGTGCGCAAGGGAAACCCCAAGGGCATTCGCGACTGGGACGACCTCCTGAAGGAGGGCGTGGCCGTCATCACCCCGAACCCGAAGACGTCCGGCGGCGCGCGGTGGAACTACCTGGCCGCCTGGGGCTACGCGCTTCGCAAGGAGGGCGGCAGCGAGGCCACCGCGCAGGCCTTCGTGGAGAAGCTCTTCCGCAACGTCCCCGTGCTGGACTCGGGCGCGCGCGGCTCCACCACCACCTTCGCCGAGCGCGGCCTGGGTGACGTGCTCATCGCCTGGGAGAACGAGGCCTTCCTGCTCACGAAGGAGGTGGGCAAGGACAAGTTCGAGATCGTCGTCCCCTCGGTGAGCATCCTCGCCGAGCCGCCCGTCACGGTGGTGGACAAGAACGTGGACAAGCGCGGCACCCGCGCCGCCGCCGAGGCCTACCTCCAGTACCTCTACACGGACGAGGGCCAGGAGCTGGCGGCGAAGCACCACTACCGCCCGCGCTCCCAGGCCGTCGCCGCGAAGCACGCGTCGCAGTTCCCCAGTGTGAGCCTCTTCACCATCTCCGACGTCTTCGGCGGCTGGAAGAAGGCCCAGGCGGCGCACTTCGACGACGGCGGCGTCTTCGACCGCATCTACGCGCCCCAGGCCCGCTGA
- a CDS encoding OprO/OprP family phosphate-selective porin has product MQGVAGRSIAVAVGLLIAPLASAQTTPPEAPPAPPPETASPAPTSEAAPAPPAPEAATASSAPVTKASSEGITVSSADKEIQLRLKGYAHADARFFESDADRPGATTFLLRRARPIVEGTFFKKVDFRIMPDFGGGTATVQDAFVEFKPLKQLRLRAGKAKPEVGLERLQSATNIIFVERALPTNLVPNRDVGLQLGGELAEGVLSYSLGAYNGTPDGASVDTNLDDSFDLVARVFAHPFKATPIGALKKLGVGVSATSGQQFGSPTATGLAPLRTAGQQTFFSYRTGATAAEAVIASGDHVRFSPQGYFYFGPLGVLAEYVSSAQEVSRGGDRARLRHTSWQATASYVLIGGEADYKGVRPVAPFSTAGAGWGAVELAARYSALSVDPDSFSLYADPERSAREAKEWGLAANWYLSSNVRVAASYVRTTFEGGAAGGDRIPESVFFSRFQVSW; this is encoded by the coding sequence ATGCAAGGTGTCGCTGGTCGTTCCATCGCCGTCGCCGTAGGGCTGCTCATCGCCCCGCTGGCGTCGGCACAGACAACCCCACCGGAAGCGCCGCCCGCGCCGCCACCCGAGACAGCCTCGCCTGCGCCGACCTCCGAGGCGGCCCCAGCTCCGCCCGCGCCTGAAGCCGCCACCGCGTCGTCCGCGCCGGTGACGAAGGCGTCGTCGGAAGGCATCACCGTGTCGTCCGCGGACAAGGAGATACAGCTCCGGCTGAAGGGCTACGCCCATGCGGACGCGCGCTTCTTCGAGAGCGACGCGGACCGGCCCGGGGCGACGACGTTCCTCCTGCGCCGGGCGCGCCCCATCGTGGAGGGGACGTTCTTCAAGAAGGTGGACTTCCGCATCATGCCGGACTTCGGCGGTGGCACGGCCACCGTCCAGGACGCCTTCGTCGAGTTCAAGCCGCTGAAGCAGCTGCGGCTGCGCGCGGGCAAGGCCAAGCCGGAGGTGGGGCTCGAGCGGCTCCAGTCCGCGACGAACATCATCTTCGTCGAGCGCGCCCTGCCCACGAACCTGGTGCCCAACCGCGACGTGGGGCTCCAGCTCGGAGGCGAGCTCGCGGAAGGCGTGCTGAGCTACTCCCTGGGCGCCTACAACGGCACGCCGGACGGCGCCAGCGTCGACACCAACCTGGACGACAGCTTCGACCTCGTCGCGCGCGTGTTCGCCCATCCCTTCAAGGCCACCCCCATCGGCGCGCTGAAGAAGCTGGGCGTGGGCGTCTCGGCGACGAGCGGCCAGCAGTTCGGCTCGCCCACCGCCACGGGCCTGGCGCCGCTGCGCACCGCCGGGCAGCAGACCTTCTTCAGCTACCGGACGGGCGCCACCGCGGCGGAGGCGGTCATCGCCAGTGGAGACCACGTCCGTTTCTCGCCCCAGGGCTACTTCTACTTCGGACCGCTCGGCGTGCTGGCGGAGTACGTCAGCTCCGCGCAGGAGGTGAGCCGGGGCGGGGACCGCGCGCGGCTCCGTCACACCTCATGGCAGGCCACCGCGTCCTACGTCCTCATCGGAGGTGAGGCCGACTACAAGGGCGTGCGTCCCGTCGCCCCCTTCAGCACCGCTGGAGCAGGGTGGGGTGCCGTGGAGCTCGCGGCCCGCTACTCGGCGCTGAGCGTGGACCCGGATTCATTCTCGCTCTACGCCGACCCCGAGCGGTCCGCTCGCGAGGCGAAGGAGTGGGGACTCGCCGCCAACTGGTACCTCAGCAGCAACGTCCGCGTGGCCGCCAGCTACGTCCGCACCACCTTCGAGGGTGGCGCGGCCGGGGGCGACCGCATTCCCGAGTCCGTCTTCTTCTCCCGTTTCCAGGTCAGCTGGTGA